The Christiangramia flava JLT2011 genome has a segment encoding these proteins:
- a CDS encoding restriction endonuclease — protein MNKSVLIKKYSGEYQVFDINKLINSLRRSKADENHVQEIAREVQGLIEEGMTTKKIYQLAFKMLKSRSRVSASKYKLKKALMELGPSGFPFEKFVGKLFKFEGYKTEVGVIVQGNCVQHEVDVIAQKDNKHYMIECKYHSDQGRFCNVKIPLYIHSRFLDVERQWEHHKGHESKLHQGEVYTNTRFTTDAIQYGTCVGLLLTSWDYPQGNGLKDRIDKAGLHPLTALTSLTKAEKVQLLNKGIVLCKELVENPGFLGQIGISNPRRKKILEDSKELCRTH, from the coding sequence ATGAATAAATCAGTTCTGATAAAAAAATATTCAGGTGAGTATCAGGTTTTTGATATAAATAAGCTCATCAACTCCCTACGGCGCTCAAAAGCAGATGAAAATCATGTTCAGGAGATAGCCCGTGAGGTACAAGGGCTCATTGAAGAAGGGATGACCACCAAAAAAATCTATCAATTGGCTTTTAAAATGCTTAAAAGCAGGTCACGGGTAAGCGCATCAAAATATAAGCTTAAAAAAGCCCTGATGGAATTGGGGCCTTCAGGATTTCCGTTTGAAAAATTTGTAGGTAAGCTATTTAAATTTGAAGGCTACAAGACAGAGGTTGGGGTTATTGTCCAGGGAAATTGCGTACAACATGAAGTAGATGTGATTGCACAGAAAGACAATAAACATTATATGATTGAATGTAAATACCACAGTGACCAAGGCAGGTTTTGCAACGTAAAGATTCCTTTATATATCCATTCACGGTTTTTGGACGTGGAAAGACAATGGGAACATCACAAAGGGCACGAAAGCAAATTACATCAAGGAGAGGTTTATACCAATACCCGTTTTACGACAGATGCCATTCAATATGGTACTTGTGTTGGGCTGTTATTGACAAGTTGGGATTATCCTCAGGGAAATGGACTTAAAGATAGAATAGATAAAGCAGGCCTACATCCATTAACTGCCCTTACGAGCCTAACCAAAGCAGAGAAGGTCCAATTACTGAATAAAGGAATCGTGCTCTGTAAAGAGCTGGTCGAAAATCCAGGCTTTTTGGGACAAATCGGTATCAGTAATCCAAGACGAAAAAAAATCCTTGAAGATTCAAAGGAGCTATGTAGAACCCATTAA
- a CDS encoding universal stress protein, with amino-acid sequence MKNILVPTDFSKNCNKAEELGIEMAKLYNSEIHFFHLINTPVNWVDLGKEKEKRYPETVKEIGSARADLRALELKAEREGLECRTFLEFDGGQANILQHSGHFHHDFIVTGSSGTHGGVRELLGSNVEKIVRKADVPVIVVKNKEISFPFKDIVFVSDFLEDVSEAFKMVISLATKCGAHIHLLRVNTQTDFNSIDRGLKPIKKFLENFPELEKYSMNVYNEPAVETGINNFLKYKNADLIAMCTHGSTGFLSLFSKSIAEGVTNHSELPVMTIKL; translated from the coding sequence ATGAAAAACATACTCGTACCAACAGACTTTTCAAAAAATTGCAATAAAGCAGAAGAACTCGGAATTGAAATGGCAAAGCTTTACAATTCCGAAATCCATTTTTTCCATTTAATAAACACCCCGGTAAACTGGGTTGACCTGGGTAAGGAAAAAGAAAAGAGATATCCAGAAACAGTAAAAGAAATAGGAAGCGCAAGGGCTGATTTGAGGGCTTTGGAGTTAAAAGCGGAACGCGAAGGACTGGAATGTAGGACTTTTCTTGAATTTGATGGCGGACAAGCAAATATCCTACAACATTCAGGACATTTTCATCACGATTTTATTGTTACAGGAAGTAGCGGCACCCATGGTGGAGTTCGGGAACTACTGGGAAGCAATGTAGAAAAAATCGTAAGAAAAGCCGATGTACCTGTAATCGTGGTCAAGAACAAAGAAATATCCTTTCCTTTTAAAGATATCGTTTTTGTTTCAGATTTTCTGGAAGATGTGAGCGAAGCCTTTAAAATGGTTATTTCGCTTGCTACAAAATGCGGTGCACATATCCATTTATTGAGAGTCAACACACAAACTGATTTTAATAGTATTGATAGGGGTTTGAAACCCATTAAGAAGTTCCTAGAAAATTTTCCGGAATTGGAGAAGTACTCAATGAATGTATATAACGAACCTGCTGTTGAAACAGGGATAAATAATTTTTTAAAGTATAAAAATGCTGATTTGATCGCTATGTGTACTCACGGGAGTACAGGATTTTTAAGTCTTTTCTCCAAAAGTATCGCTGAGGGTGTAACCAATCATTCCGAATTGCCGGTGATGACCATTAAATTATAG
- a CDS encoding thymidine phosphorylase family protein, whose protein sequence is MDTHSNILKYKHLGIYTQNENVVYMREDCHVCISEGFEALTRIRISNASTSIVASLNVLNSDILLHNEIGLSDAAAKKLNVSQNDTLYVSHLEPIESLSHVRAKIYNKKLDYKAYNNIITDIVEGDYSNIHLSAFITACAGDRMDIDEISDLTKAMIASGKQLNWNKDIVVDKHCIGGLPGNRTTPLVVAIVAAYGLTMPKTSSRAITSPAGTADTMEVLTNVTLSSEEIKTVVEKEGGCFVWGGTAQLSPADDVLIKIEKALDIDSEGQLIASVLSKKAAAGSTHVVIDIPVGETAKVRSTEMGEKLKNHMETVGTAVGLNVKVVVTDGTQPVGRGIGPTLEAIDILKVLKNEEDAPKDLTERALLLATELLELSGKVEKGKGQETAHKILKSGKAYEKFVAICKAQGQFSKPVLAPYKIEIKAEKSGVLQRIDNRKIAKLAKLSGAPQSKSAGILLNVHLGEQIEENQLLYTIYAESKGELNYALEYENNHNDIITIN, encoded by the coding sequence ATGGACACACACTCAAACATATTAAAATATAAACATCTCGGAATCTATACCCAAAACGAAAATGTAGTGTATATGCGCGAAGATTGCCACGTCTGTATTTCAGAAGGGTTTGAGGCACTTACCCGAATAAGAATATCCAACGCAAGTACATCAATCGTGGCAAGTCTTAATGTTTTGAATTCTGATATCTTGTTGCACAATGAAATCGGACTATCAGATGCTGCTGCGAAAAAACTCAATGTGTCCCAAAATGATACATTGTATGTTTCCCATTTAGAACCTATAGAATCGTTAAGCCACGTCAGGGCAAAAATCTATAACAAAAAACTGGATTATAAGGCCTATAACAACATCATAACCGATATCGTGGAAGGCGATTATTCCAACATCCACCTTTCGGCATTTATTACTGCCTGTGCTGGCGACCGAATGGATATTGATGAAATATCCGACCTAACGAAAGCAATGATTGCTTCCGGAAAGCAACTGAACTGGAACAAGGATATCGTGGTCGACAAACATTGCATTGGTGGATTGCCTGGCAATAGGACAACACCATTGGTAGTTGCCATTGTTGCCGCGTATGGGCTTACTATGCCAAAAACATCCTCACGGGCAATCACTTCGCCAGCAGGCACAGCAGATACAATGGAAGTACTGACCAATGTTACGCTCTCTTCCGAGGAAATAAAGACCGTAGTAGAAAAAGAAGGCGGATGTTTTGTTTGGGGCGGTACAGCGCAGTTAAGTCCTGCCGATGATGTGCTCATTAAAATTGAAAAAGCCTTGGATATTGATAGCGAAGGTCAGCTCATCGCTTCAGTACTCTCTAAAAAGGCAGCAGCTGGTTCTACTCACGTGGTCATTGATATTCCCGTGGGAGAAACCGCCAAGGTTCGCAGTACCGAAATGGGAGAAAAACTAAAAAATCATATGGAAACCGTTGGAACTGCTGTTGGGTTGAATGTAAAAGTTGTAGTTACGGATGGCACGCAGCCTGTTGGAAGGGGTATCGGTCCAACTTTAGAAGCCATAGATATATTAAAAGTTTTGAAAAATGAGGAAGATGCACCTAAAGACTTAACAGAAAGAGCATTGCTTTTAGCTACTGAACTATTAGAACTTTCTGGAAAAGTAGAAAAAGGAAAGGGACAGGAAACCGCACATAAAATTCTCAAATCTGGAAAAGCATATGAAAAATTCGTAGCCATTTGTAAGGCGCAAGGTCAATTTTCAAAACCAGTTTTAGCACCTTATAAAATTGAAATTAAAGCTGAAAAGTCAGGCGTTTTGCAACGAATTGATAACCGTAAAATTGCAAAACTGGCCAAGCTTTCTGGAGCACCACAATCTAAATCGGCAGGGATTCTTCTAAATGTGCATTTGGGAGAACAAATCGAAGAGAACCAACTGCTTTATACCATATATGCTGAATCCAAAGGTGAACTTAATTATGCCTTGGAATATGAAAACAACCATAACGACATCATAACTATAAATTAA
- a CDS encoding 2-hydroxyacid dehydrogenase — MKTTIYSTHKFDKPSIENANKGKHQLNFLEFRLTKETALLAEGSKAIALFSSDDASSEVLDILHKLGIKFIALRSAGFNHVDLEKAAELNIKVARVPAYSPYAIAEHTMALILALNRRLIKAHNRVREQNFSLNGLTGFDLNGKTVGVIGTGKIGSVLVKILHGFGCNILAQDIEESKDLIDKYGVIYSDCATLCKHADIISLHVPLKASTKHLINKEHIALMKSGVMLINTSRGGLVDTKAVIEGLKTKKIGYLGLDVYEEEEGLFFEDHSDDILQDDVIARLMTFNNVLITSHQAFLTKTALTNIAETTIYNLDCFEKQKPSGNEISIN, encoded by the coding sequence ATGAAAACAACAATATACAGCACACATAAATTCGATAAGCCTTCCATTGAAAACGCTAATAAAGGAAAACATCAATTGAATTTTCTGGAATTTAGGCTAACAAAGGAAACCGCCTTATTGGCAGAAGGTTCAAAGGCCATAGCACTTTTCTCAAGTGACGATGCCTCTTCGGAAGTTTTGGATATTTTACACAAACTAGGCATAAAATTTATCGCATTACGTTCGGCAGGTTTCAATCACGTCGATTTAGAAAAAGCAGCTGAATTGAATATAAAAGTGGCCCGTGTCCCAGCCTATTCACCTTATGCCATTGCAGAACATACAATGGCTTTGATACTTGCATTAAACCGAAGACTGATTAAAGCCCACAATAGAGTGCGCGAACAAAACTTTTCATTAAACGGTCTCACTGGTTTTGACCTAAATGGGAAAACCGTTGGCGTGATTGGAACAGGAAAAATAGGGTCTGTACTCGTAAAAATACTTCACGGATTCGGCTGCAATATTCTTGCCCAGGATATAGAAGAAAGCAAAGACCTAATTGATAAATATGGCGTAATCTATTCAGATTGTGCGACGCTCTGTAAGCACGCAGATATAATAAGCCTGCACGTGCCATTAAAAGCTTCAACAAAACATTTAATAAATAAAGAGCATATAGCACTAATGAAATCTGGAGTAATGCTCATCAATACAAGTCGTGGTGGGTTGGTGGACACCAAGGCAGTTATCGAAGGATTGAAAACTAAAAAAATAGGGTATTTAGGACTGGATGTTTATGAGGAAGAAGAAGGATTGTTCTTTGAAGACCATTCCGATGACATTTTGCAAGACGATGTGATTGCACGCTTAATGACTTTCAACAATGTACTAATTACAAGCCATCAAGCTTTTTTAACCAAAACCGCATTGACCAATATTGCAGAAACAACCATATATAATCTGGATTGTTTTGAAAAACAAAAACCTTCTGGAAATGAAATTAGCATTAATTAA
- a CDS encoding MBL fold metallo-hydrolase RNA specificity domain-containing protein, producing the protein MKKNKINIHFLGAAGTVTGSKYLVDTGDKKILIDCGLFQGLKELRLKNWEYPPVNVADIDAVLLTHGHMDHTGYLPRLVKQGFNGPIYGTNPTLDIAKIILNDSAKIQEQEAERANKEGYSKHNPAEPLYDLKDVEKTIPHFKGIPQSQWIPLFDGIRARFQYNGHILGATYIELDIHGKRFVFSGDIGRTNDLLLYPPLKPASADVLFIESTYGGRFHPDEVEALPQIEKLVNDTINRGGSLFVPSFSVERAQLMMLIFWKLLKEKKIPKIQMIMDSPMGASVLELFHRTRDWHRLEDNECDEMCSHFTVVSSYRETMELRTDNKPKIVIAGSGMLTGGRMLNYLETQAQNPNNTLLFVGYQAEGTRGRKLLEGDKELKVYGKWVPFHMEVAEIEGLSAHADHAELMDWMDSIKNKPERIFIVHGEKESAEALQKGIKETYGWDAEIPQLYTIEEIE; encoded by the coding sequence ATGAAAAAAAATAAAATAAACATCCATTTCTTAGGAGCGGCAGGCACAGTAACCGGCTCAAAATATTTAGTGGATACAGGAGATAAAAAGATACTCATAGACTGCGGACTTTTTCAAGGGCTAAAGGAATTACGCCTTAAAAACTGGGAGTACCCACCTGTTAATGTTGCTGATATTGATGCTGTTTTGCTCACCCACGGCCATATGGACCACACAGGTTATCTGCCGAGATTGGTAAAGCAAGGCTTTAATGGTCCCATCTATGGTACCAACCCCACTTTGGATATTGCAAAAATCATTTTGAATGATAGTGCAAAAATTCAGGAACAAGAAGCAGAACGTGCCAATAAAGAAGGCTATTCCAAACATAATCCTGCTGAACCATTGTACGACCTAAAGGATGTAGAAAAAACTATCCCTCATTTTAAAGGAATTCCGCAATCACAATGGATTCCATTGTTTGATGGCATAAGGGCTCGATTTCAATATAATGGACACATTCTTGGTGCTACGTACATTGAGTTGGATATACACGGAAAACGCTTTGTTTTCTCAGGCGACATCGGTAGGACTAATGATTTGCTCTTATACCCACCTTTAAAACCAGCATCGGCGGATGTATTATTTATTGAATCCACCTATGGTGGAAGATTTCATCCTGATGAAGTAGAAGCACTTCCACAGATAGAAAAATTGGTCAATGACACCATCAACAGAGGTGGCAGCCTATTTGTTCCAAGTTTTTCAGTAGAACGTGCCCAATTGATGATGCTGATTTTTTGGAAATTATTGAAAGAGAAGAAAATACCAAAAATACAAATGATAATGGATAGCCCAATGGGAGCAAGTGTATTAGAATTGTTTCATCGCACAAGAGATTGGCACAGGTTGGAAGATAACGAATGTGACGAAATGTGCTCGCACTTTACGGTCGTAAGCAGTTATCGGGAAACAATGGAATTACGAACAGATAATAAACCGAAAATCGTGATTGCAGGAAGCGGAATGCTCACAGGCGGAAGAATGCTAAACTACCTTGAAACACAGGCACAAAACCCCAACAACACCTTGCTTTTTGTGGGTTATCAGGCCGAAGGTACTCGGGGAAGAAAATTATTGGAAGGTGATAAGGAATTGAAAGTGTACGGAAAATGGGTGCCGTTTCATATGGAAGTTGCAGAAATTGAAGGGCTTTCGGCACACGCAGACCACGCAGAGCTTATGGACTGGATGGACAGTATAAAAAACAAACCCGAACGTATTTTCATTGTACACGGTGAAAAAGAGAGTGCAGAAGCATTGCAAAAAGGCATCAAGGAAACCTATGGGTGGGATGCAGAAATTCCGCAATTATACACCATCGAAGAAATAGAATAA